CTTAATTATATCTCCTTTGCCTCCTTCTTCTCTGGCTTCACCTTTTGTTGTTATCTTTAGGGTTTTTGACTCTGCAAGAATCGTTACAAGATGACCTTTTTTAATTAGAGAAGGATGTTCTAATAAATTCTTTTTCAATATCGTATTTGCTGGAATATTTCTTTTTGCTCTTTTTCCTACAACATCTTCTAATTCCCATATTACCCTTTGAGGTAATTCTGAAATTCTTCTCTCTTCCATATATACATCATTTTCAGAGATGATTTGGTTTCTATCTATAGGACGAGATGAGAAAAAAACAGGAACTCTTCTATCTATCTCTGCAGTAACCCTAATCTTTTCTACGATACGACTGTCTGCTTTGAATATGACATCTAATAGATAAATATTATTCTGGTTTAAAGCTTTGAAAGGGATGACCTCATATGAAATCTCCTTATGAGAAGGAACTAATATCTCTCCGTTATAACTTATTTTTAATTCTATATTCTCTCTTTTCCACTGGATCCTTTTCAAAAGGAATTCTTCTACAATCTCCCTTATCTCTTCTTCAGATATCTCTCTGGAAGCCCTTGTAACCTTGACCTTTTCAGGACCAATAAGGGCAACCTTTGAGATATCTGCTTTGTTTTGCTTAATCCTTAATTTAATATAATCTTTATTAATGGTTCTCGTCATCCCTGGAAGAGGTAAACGTCCTATATAAATTGGAGCGATCTCTTTTATCTCCTTTTTATCTCCATCAATTTTGGCTATCTTGTTTAAAAGAATCCTTTCTCCTGATATATTGCTGTATTCTTTTAGATTTACGCTTACCATTCCATCAGCAGTGTTATATGCTATCCCCATCGTTGTTATTGCAATGATACTAATGAATATTAGGGATGTTTTACCTTTCATATTTCTTATCCTTATCTAACGATGTTCGCGGCTATCTGTAGCATCTCATCGGATGTCTTAATAGCTTCAGAATTAATCTCATAGGCGCGCTGCGCTGTAATCATGTCAACCATTTCTTGAACGATATTGACATTTGACATTTCAAGAAATCCCTGAGCCAATGTACCCAAACCATCTTCACCAGGTGTACCGTTAGTTGGGCTTCCTGAAGCATCTGTTTCAATAAACAAATTCTTCCCGATTGCTTTCAACCCAGCTTCATTAGCAAAATTTGACAGTTCAATGTTACCTACCGTGCTTGGGGCTGAGGATCCTGGTTGGAGAACAGATACTGTTCCATCTGCCCCTATTGTCATACTTAAGGTATCAGAAGGTA
Above is a genomic segment from Nitrospinota bacterium containing:
- the flgA gene encoding flagellar basal body P-ring formation chaperone FlgA, with product MKGKTSLIFISIIAITTMGIAYNTADGMVSVNLKEYSNISGERILLNKIAKIDGDKKEIKEIAPIYIGRLPLPGMTRTINKDYIKLRIKQNKADISKVALIGPEKVKVTRASREISEEEIREIVEEFLLKRIQWKRENIELKISYNGEILVPSHKEISYEVIPFKALNQNNIYLLDVIFKADSRIVEKIRVTAEIDRRVPVFFSSRPIDRNQIISENDVYMEERRISELPQRVIWELEDVVGKRAKRNIPANTILKKNLLEHPSLIKKGHLVTILAESKTLKITTKGEAREEGGKGDIIKVRNLSSKKIIGGLILDENTVKIEF